The genome window CTGGCCTACCTGCGTTGCCCGCTGGCACACCACAAAGCGATCCGCACCACCAACCTGCTGGAGCGCGCTTTTCAGGAGAGCCGTCGGCGCACCAGGGTGATCCCACATTTCTTCACCGAGAAAGCATGCCTGAAACTGGTCTTCTCGGCCTTGTGGCAGGCAAGTCAGCGTTGGCAACGGGTGAGCATGACCGAGTTGGAGCAGCAACAACTGCATCTCCTGCGCCGCGAACTCGGATTGCCATTGTACAACACTTAGGAGGGCTGTACTGATCATAGCGTACCTACGTCGCCTATTTTACAGGAAAAACCTGACTTGACCTGCACTTTGTGAAGCAGAGTAGTACCAGCGAGTATAACTCCCGCAGCGATCACAAACAGGAGAGTGTACCCTAAATTCGGGCTGAGCATGTTAAACGTGTCGATCAGGGGCCCTATGAGCCTTGATGTAGCACCAGCACCTGCTGTGGCGAGGTTTGAGAGTCCCAGATACTTTCCAGCCTCTGTTTTGGGTATTAGATCAGTTGCCAACGCCCAATTTGCGCTGAGGAAAATACCCAGGGCCATGCCGATGAAACCGCCACATATGGCCAGACCTGTGAAACTGCGCGGGAATTGCAGGACGAATGCAGCGACCGCAGCGACGAGGCCTGCGAGATAGATCAGCGGTTTGCGACCGACCCGGTCCGCCAGATAGCCAGCCGGGAGGGATAGCAGGAAAACGAAAATCCCAATGATGGCAACCAAACTGCCGGTAAAGCCTTCGGGATTTGGTGCGCGCAGAACATCCCGAATGTAGTATTGGGCAAAACCCTGGATTGCATAGATGCCCAACAAAATCAAGAAACGTGAAGCGATAAGCCAGACATAGTCGGGATAGAGACGATAGTCTATTTGAAAAGTCCGTCGGATACTTTCTGCGATGCTTTCTCCGAGGGGTGTGCGTTGGTCCATCGTTTGGGGCTGCTCGTGCACGGTTAGAGTGATGGCGGCGCATACAAAGAGGACGGCGCAGATAGAAAATAACGCCCCTATGGTGTTCGGTGGGCTTGAGCCCATGAAGTATGCCGCAGCCAGTGAGCCAACAATAAGGCCACCGATGTCGGCAAGGTTCTTTATTCCTGACAACAACCCCCTCTTGTCTTCTGGCACTAGATCCGGTATGAAGCCTTGCGCTGGACCGTGGGCGGTATTGGAGGCAAGTTGGAGGAAGAAATAACTCACGAAGACCATCCAATAATTAGTGGACAGAGCCAGCCCAGCAATGAAAACGAAATCTAGTACCGTGCCAAGCAGGATCAGAGGGCGCCTTCGTCCCCAACGCGAGGCCGACCGGTCACTGATGGCACCCGAGATAGGCTGTACTAGCATTGCCAGAACCAGCCCAATGAAGGTCAGGAAGCCCAAGTAAGTGTTTTTGAGGTTTTCGGGGACAAATCTCAGGAGTAGGGAAGGCAGAATAATGACGTGCATCCCATTCCAGAGGTAGGCCAGTCCAAACCAGTAAGCGTTCATTGTGATATATTCGATGGCACGCAGATTCTTCATGGCAAATCTTCCTTTCTTCGGGTGAGCCATTGATCAAAGAAAGCCAACACACTCTCTTTGTACTCCTGGGGATAGGAGATATCTGCCTCGCGGTGACCGGCATCAGTAACAAGCCAAATGGACTTCGGCTCTCCGGCTGCTGCATAGAGGCGCTGTGCCTCTGTCGAATGAACATAAGGATCGCGACCACCGTGGATGATAAAGAGCGGCCGTGGGCTGATGCGTCCCACCCAATGAATAGGGTCTGCCTGGCTCAAATCTAAGCCTATCCGCCAACCTGCGACGAATACGATAAAACGCGCTAATGGTTGTGCAAAAGGTCCTAGAGTTGAGTAGCGCAGCCGCAGGCCATTAGCGATGGCGCAATGTAACTCAGCAAAGCCGCTGTCGGCGATCACGGCATGAATGATCGGGCTGAGAGGGGCAGTGGCGATGGCCACCGCTGCGCCCATCGAGAAGCCCATCACACCCACCTGCGTAACGCCGCGGCCGCGCAGGTACTCCAGAGCGGCCAGCAGATCTTTTCGTTCCAGATAGCACATGGAAGTTGCGCTTCCACCGCTATCCCCGTGGTTACGAAAATCGAAGAGGAGGACCGAATAACCGTTTTCCCAGAGCCAGGGGACATATTTGAGATCGGGCTCTTTGTTGCCTGACCACCCGTGGCAGAAAACAATTGTACCCCTGGTATGTTGTGCTGGCACAAACCAGCCGTGCAGGATAATGCCATCATCGGTGGTGAAACTCACGTCTTCGTAGGGAAGGTGGTAATCAGTTGGCCGCGCAGAGAGGGGAGTACGGCGCGGATGAATCAAAGTCTCTGAACCAAAATAACCCAAAAAAGTGAGGACTAGGAGAAGCGCAAGCCCAAGAATGATGACCAAACTCATGAAAGGCCTCTTTGACAAAATCCCGAGCAATGGAATTATAACACCTCGCTGGATAACTGCGCAAACTTGAGAATGGCGCGCATATCTTTGACAAGCGTCCTGCATTTGCCTTATAATTTTCTCAGAAAGTGGCTATATGGATTATAAAGGGCTGTGGGTCTCTATCCGAAAATGGCTCTACCCAGGCATGGGAATTAAACGCTGGCTCGTATTGCTGGCCGTGGGATTATTTTTCCTTAGTCTGGGTGTAAGTTTCCTCTACGTTGAGGCGTACCGGGCGGTTGAATTCCCAACGGGCATTTCCCCTCTCGTATACACTCTTACATTGCAGTTTCTACCCCATTGGGCGCGTGGCCTGATCCTGTGCACGCTTGGTTTTGTGATAGTTGCTATCTCCCTCTACCGAGTGAGCCGCTCTTTGCTTAAGCCATTCGTTGCACCAGGTCAGACCGATATGGCCGATATTCTCTATCGCTACCATCTCCGTGCCAAAGGGCCCAAAATAGTCGCCATTGGTGGGGGACATGGCCTCTCCACACTGTTACGAGGGTTGAAAGAACA of Chloroflexota bacterium contains these proteins:
- a CDS encoding transposase codes for the protein LAYLRCPLAHHKAIRTTNLLERAFQESRRRTRVIPHFFTEKACLKLVFSALWQASQRWQRVSMTELEQQQLHLLRRELGLPLYNT
- a CDS encoding MFS transporter, with amino-acid sequence MKNLRAIEYITMNAYWFGLAYLWNGMHVIILPSLLLRFVPENLKNTYLGFLTFIGLVLAMLVQPISGAISDRSASRWGRRRPLILLGTVLDFVFIAGLALSTNYWMVFVSYFFLQLASNTAHGPAQGFIPDLVPEDKRGLLSGIKNLADIGGLIVGSLAAAYFMGSSPPNTIGALFSICAVLFVCAAITLTVHEQPQTMDQRTPLGESIAESIRRTFQIDYRLYPDYVWLIASRFLILLGIYAIQGFAQYYIRDVLRAPNPEGFTGSLVAIIGIFVFLLSLPAGYLADRVGRKPLIYLAGLVAAVAAFVLQFPRSFTGLAICGGFIGMALGIFLSANWALATDLIPKTEAGKYLGLSNLATAGAGATSRLIGPLIDTFNMLSPNLGYTLLFVIAAGVILAGTTLLHKVQVKSGFSCKIGDVGTL
- a CDS encoding alpha/beta hydrolase; protein product: MSLVIILGLALLLVLTFLGYFGSETLIHPRRTPLSARPTDYHLPYEDVSFTTDDGIILHGWFVPAQHTRGTIVFCHGWSGNKEPDLKYVPWLWENGYSVLLFDFRNHGDSGGSATSMCYLERKDLLAALEYLRGRGVTQVGVMGFSMGAAVAIATAPLSPIIHAVIADSGFAELHCAIANGLRLRYSTLGPFAQPLARFIVFVAGWRIGLDLSQADPIHWVGRISPRPLFIIHGGRDPYVHSTEAQRLYAAAGEPKSIWLVTDAGHREADISYPQEYKESVLAFFDQWLTRRKEDLP